One segment of Streptosporangium brasiliense DNA contains the following:
- a CDS encoding VOC family protein, whose amino-acid sequence MEITIHTSFLPHDDPDASLAFYRDVLGFEVRNDVGQGKMRWITVGPAGQPDTSILLAPPAVDPGITDDERRTIAEMMAKGTYGWILLATRDLDGTFEKVQAGDTEVVQEPTEQPYGVRDCAFRDPAGNLVRIQQLR is encoded by the coding sequence ATGGAAATCACCATTCACACGAGCTTCCTCCCGCACGACGACCCGGACGCCTCCCTGGCCTTCTACCGCGACGTCCTCGGCTTCGAGGTCCGCAACGACGTCGGGCAGGGCAAGATGCGCTGGATCACGGTCGGCCCCGCCGGGCAGCCCGACACCTCCATCCTCCTGGCGCCGCCGGCCGTCGACCCCGGTATCACCGACGACGAGCGCCGCACCATCGCCGAGATGATGGCCAAGGGCACCTACGGCTGGATCCTGCTGGCCACCCGCGACCTCGACGGCACTTTCGAGAAGGTGCAGGCCGGCGACACCGAGGTCGTCCAGGAGCCGACCGAGCAGCCGTACGGCGTCCGCGACTGCGCCTTCCGCGACCCCGCGGGCAACCTGGTCCGCATCCAGCAGCTCCGCTGA
- a CDS encoding pyridoxamine 5'-phosphate oxidase family protein, with the protein MTGAPPRGLEERLRDTRARLESSVDLWIATSGSPAGVHLIPLSYLWDGTAFLISTPRASITGRNLLADGRVRLSLGPTRDVVVVDGTAEPVDIAALAPETGDAFAARTGFDPRGLDEPYQYFLIRPRRIQAWREENELRGRDLMRDGRWLG; encoded by the coding sequence ATGACGGGCGCGCCGCCGCGTGGGCTTGAGGAGAGGCTGCGGGACACTCGCGCGAGGCTGGAGAGCAGCGTCGATCTCTGGATCGCGACGTCGGGCTCCCCGGCCGGTGTCCACCTCATCCCGCTCTCGTACCTCTGGGACGGGACCGCGTTCCTCATCTCGACACCGCGCGCCTCGATCACCGGCCGCAACCTCCTGGCGGACGGCCGGGTGCGACTCAGCCTCGGGCCGACCCGCGACGTCGTCGTCGTCGACGGCACCGCCGAGCCGGTGGACATCGCCGCCCTCGCCCCCGAGACGGGCGACGCGTTCGCGGCCAGGACCGGTTTCGACCCGCGCGGGCTCGACGAGCCCTACCAGTACTTCCTGATCCGGCCACGGCGCATCCAGGCCTGGCGTGAGGAGAACGAGCTGCGGGGACGCGACCTCATGCGCGACGGCCGCTGGCTCGGCTGA
- a CDS encoding RNA polymerase sigma factor, with product MSALQDVSDLPRGAGDADLIEESLRFPERFAVLYNRYVSEIHRYVAGRLGTQIADDLTAEIFLAAFHGRAGFDARRGVVRGWLYGIAVNTVAGRRRSEFRRLQALQRAPVEGVADAGHEDLVARRLTAAGVQGRLASALATIPDADRDVLLLVALAELSYEEIAQALDIPAGTVGSRLNRARKKLRAALGGVNPMFGGADG from the coding sequence ATGAGCGCGTTGCAGGATGTGAGCGATCTCCCGCGCGGAGCCGGGGACGCGGACCTGATCGAGGAGTCCCTCCGCTTCCCCGAACGGTTCGCGGTGCTCTACAACCGCTACGTCTCGGAGATCCACCGCTACGTCGCCGGACGGCTGGGCACGCAGATCGCCGACGACCTGACCGCGGAGATCTTCCTCGCGGCCTTCCACGGGCGGGCCGGCTTCGACGCGCGCCGCGGGGTCGTCCGGGGCTGGCTGTACGGCATCGCCGTCAACACCGTCGCGGGGCGCCGCAGGAGCGAGTTCCGGCGGCTGCAGGCTCTGCAGCGGGCACCGGTGGAGGGCGTGGCCGACGCTGGGCACGAGGACCTGGTGGCCCGCCGGCTGACGGCCGCGGGCGTGCAGGGAAGGCTCGCCTCGGCCCTGGCCACGATCCCGGACGCCGACCGTGACGTGTTGCTGCTCGTCGCGCTGGCGGAGCTCAGCTACGAGGAGATCGCCCAGGCCCTCGACATACCGGCGGGAACCGTCGGCTCCCGGCTCAACCGGGCCCGCAAGAAGCTGCGCGCCGCGCTCGGCGGCGTCAACCCCATGTTCGGAGGAGCAGATGGATGA
- a CDS encoding helix-turn-helix transcriptional regulator — protein MCHPSWGRALTAAQRLNDLARLRRVRDRIDREYAQPLDVEALARGAHMSAGHLSREFRRAYGESPYAYLMTRRVERAMALLRRGDLSVTEVCFAVGCSSLGTFSTRFTELVGMSPSAYRRQAARATAGLPSCVAKQVTRPVRNREAPVAEPQTA, from the coding sequence ATGTGTCACCCCTCGTGGGGGCGCGCACTCACCGCGGCGCAGCGCCTGAACGACCTGGCGCGGCTGCGCCGTGTCCGCGACCGGATCGACCGGGAGTACGCGCAGCCGCTGGACGTCGAGGCGCTCGCCCGCGGCGCGCACATGTCGGCCGGGCACCTCAGCCGCGAGTTCCGGCGTGCCTACGGCGAGTCGCCGTACGCCTATCTGATGACGCGGCGTGTCGAGCGCGCGATGGCGCTGCTGCGCCGTGGCGACCTGAGCGTCACCGAGGTCTGCTTCGCGGTCGGCTGCTCGTCGCTGGGCACCTTCAGCACCCGCTTCACCGAGCTGGTCGGCATGTCGCCCAGCGCCTACCGGCGCCAGGCGGCGCGCGCGACGGCGGGGCTGCCGTCGTGCGTGGCCAAGCAGGTGACCCGACCGGTCAGGAATCGAGAAGCGCCGGTCGCCGAGCCACAAACAGCGTGA